The following proteins come from a genomic window of Ailuropoda melanoleuca isolate Jingjing chromosome 2, ASM200744v2, whole genome shotgun sequence:
- the LOC117796662 gene encoding gametogenetin-like, translating to MWATLGRHGWIPSPQKEPHPTFSRILSLPKTRKNTCLCWGPPIFLRGKGRSTPSLDSPDGAHKGERWRGGAEKTLSDNIQIPWHELSNSRAPATTLLCSPPPHHPTAPTARLQAFPRAASSSTFVWKIPRSPQYPAQQSVPPGSLPCTPPPPAQPSVLPQALVLPSDRTDHTPGPPSTLCNTIPTSISRQQFLLVSPFPIRKQAPQDSDRLPPPSKPERGSAGHAAGVLWVWSRSGWKWRRWGLPADGGGDDVTSYWER from the exons ATGTGGGCCACCCTAGGAAGACATGGGTGGATTCCCTCACCACAGAAGGaaccccaccccaccttctccAGAATTCTTTCACTCCCAAAGACCAGAAAGAACACCTGCCTCTGTTGGGGACCCCCTATCTTCCTCAGGGGAAAGGGCAGATCTACCCCATCTCTGGATTCGCCAG ATGGGGCCCATAAAGGGGAAAGGTGGCgtggaggagcagagaaaacACTCAGCGATAACATCCAGATCCCTTGGCACGAGTTGAGCAACAGCAG AGCTCCAGCCACAACGCTGCTCTGCTCgccaccaccccaccaccccaccgCTCCCACTGCACGCCTCCAGGCCTTCCCACgtgctgcttcctcctccaccTTTGTCTGGAAGATTCCTCGTTCTCCTCAATACCCTGCTCAACAGtctgttcctccaggaagtcttccttgcacccctcctcccccagctcagccctctgtgctcccacaggCACTAGTGCTGCCCTCTGATAGAACCGATCACACCCCAGGGCCCCCCAGCACCCTGTGTAACACCATCCCAACATCCATCTCAAGACAACAGTTCCTTTTGGTATCTCCCTTTCCAATCAGAAAACAAGCTCCTCAAGACAGTGATCGCCTCCCTCCCCCGAGTAAGCCTGAGCGAGGCAGTGCTGGGCACGCAGCAGGCGTGCTGTGGGTGTGGAGCCGGAGCGGGTGGAAGTGGAGACGGTGGGGCTTGCCTGCGGACGGAGGTGGTGATGATGTCACTTCATACTGGGAGAGGTGA